The Podospora bellae-mahoneyi strain CBS 112042 chromosome 7, whole genome shotgun sequence genomic sequence AGGAACAGATTCCTGGGCACCCGGGGATTCCTGGGATTCACAACCCGCCGGACGAGCAAAACTTTGGAATGATGATGCAAGACGATGAGGTGCCGAGAAGGGTGGAGAGTGCGCTGGCAAGCATGAGCCCGACGGAGAGGAGCAGGCTAGTAGGGCCTTGAGTTTATTTACCGACCATGATCATGTAATTCTTTTATCTATAGTCGGAAGATTATGATATTACTCACATGACAAAAAAgccacaaccaaccaacctctGTCCTACTTGTTTCTTCTCTTCATGTTGTTTTTCCGAGCCTGGTGCCTGGGGACACGCTTAATACCATTTCTGAGAGAGGGAGTAAGTAGGGCAGAGGTTTGGTTAGGGTGTCATTTGGTTTCGGAcattgttttctttttttctcttcttttcactctttggggggggtttttggcaaaagaaaaattGGTGTGCAGCGAGCGGGTGTTGATCAAGTCTGGAACGTTTTTCtgcttttgtctttttgtaATCTTTgaacctttttttcttcttcgatATTTGTGTCTTGACTTTTTTCTGGATACCCATATTTACCTTACCTTATCAGGCCTTTTCGCTCGTTTGTTTTTTATTGGAGGTTTTTACTtttgggaggagaaggaaagaaagtAGCTGCTTTAGGTTCAGCTTGTGCGGAGATAGCTAGGTAGCAAGATATGAAATTTAACGAGTTGGACAATTCAATCCTTGACTCACTCACACAGAAAAGTCCAATTCTCTTTCAAAGGTATTTGAATTCGTCTACTCATGTGATGATATTCATGTGTCTCTTGGAACCTAGTGATGATAACGCCTATACCTATATAATACGAATAAGCTCCCGTGATCAAAGCCCGGCCCAGTCTCGCAATCCCAAAATCAAACGCCGTTCATATGCCAtcaatccccctcccatccttctcCCAAGTCAATCCACCTCGTGTATTCCAACACCCAATCCCTACCTAGTTATGTTCAATCGGCTCCTCAGgcaacagctcctccacctccctcaccctcaaaaACGCAAACGGTGGCTGCACAATCCCGTTGAACAAGAAGGTGAAATACACCAGCAGCGCGAAACCGACAACCTGCAACCACTTGAACGTCTCCCACCCCAGACCAAGCGAGACAATCCAGATGAAGAGCGTCCTGCAAGTGTCGATCGTAGACCGGGACGTGGCGCTGACGCTCCTGGTGACGGAAAGACCAAAAAAGTTGAAGCCTCTGTTCGAGAAAAAGTCAGCAAACACAGCCCTTTTCGAGAACCACCGGGGATGAAAGAGCGGAACATACCCGATACTAATCATAATCAACAAACTGCTCACAAAAACAGCTCTGTACTCCCAAAACTGCCTCCAGCCCTCCACCATGTCAAACGGCCCCAGCCTCCCCGCCTCCGTCCGCCCAACAGCAAAATGCAACACCGTCATCCCGAGCAGCGTGACACTAAACCCAAaaatcccctcccatcccaccacccggATCGGCTCAATGCTCGACCTCTCCAGAATCCACTCCTCAAGGACAAACTGCGTAGCCGTAAAAATCTGCGCTCCGGCGATCATCAAAACGCCGATGATCACCCTCAACGCATCGCTTTCCACCCCCGTGGCCGAATGCGCAGACGCGGCGTGTTTCTTGTCCGGTTGAATCGCCCCTGCGAGGCCGACGATGGCAACACCGGTCATGACACCAACAAGGGAAAGCCATTGAAAAAGGTGAAGATGCCGACGAAGAAAAATAACACTAAACAACCCCACAAAGAGGACCAATGCCCCTCTAGTCATTTGATAAATCGACGCCGCCACAAGCAACAGCCCCGCGTTCATGAGGGTGGTTCCCAAAATGTCGCAGATGGCTGGCAAGGCCAAAAGacaaaccctccacccccggaGGACAGAGTGAGTTTCTTCCTTAAAGGCAGGGTCGTTGATTGTCCCGTTGCCGCCACCCCCGGTCAGAGCAGTGCGGGAGTGGATGCTAGCATTGTCCGCCGCAggctcttcgtcgtcggctgTTGTCCGGACGGGTTGgtaggcggtggtggtgtctgatTTGGCAATGTAGCGGTTGTAGAGAGACATGATGCCCACGACGACCCAGCAGCCCATCTCGCCGACGAACatttggagggtttggatGACGGGTTGCTCAAAGTGGCGGCGTTTTTTGGGGTCGGGGTTATCGCAGTTGCGGACGCATTGGTTGTCCTTTTTCGGGAGTCAGCTTCAATCGGGATAATAAGAGCGATAGAAGAGATGTTGTTACCTGGTATTTGGTCAAGAGGGTGTTGCACACTCCCGtcagcagcatcatgccCACCAGGAACGGTATCACCGCCCtggcggggatgatggtgttgggcgCCATGTTTGGCGATAGCGACAGCGATTCGTGATCAACCAGTTATGTGAAAACCGACAACTGGATTAACGATGttgaggaaagagaggaggaggtggtgcctGGATAAAGACACCTGAATCAATCGCGCAGCAACGCAGACGCGGCGGAATACCACCCCAGCCGCTTATCTCGACGAATGGCAACCTATCTCTCTCTGCAAGGCACCTCAACTGATCTAACTCGTAACGTAATCCCGTGGCTGTCGCGGAAcaacaggaacaggaaaCGTGGTCCCTTTTTATTCAGAAACAAAGAAGAACCTGCGGTGTAAGCCTCGTTTTTCTCGAAGCTGTCCGCTTTTGTCGTCGGAAGAGAAgaccagagagagagatgagACCCGGAGGCTGGAGTCAAAAGGATGGCAGGTGATGCAGATAACGTAACGGCCGCTGTGGGCAAGCGGTGTCCCTGTGACGCTTGGTTGATCAGTGGAGTTTGGGGAATGCGGAGCCAGCCACAACCCCTGTCAAGAGATCGATAGGCATCCGATAAGCCACCGGAGGACAGCCTCACACAACCTGCAACCAACGAGACATCCGAGTCCAGGGCAAAACACTCGTGATTCAAAATatcatgatgttgttgttgatgatgatgttgttgttgttgttgttgttgtctgacGATGTGGTATATTGACCTTTCTACTCCGTAACCTTACTCCCTCCCAAGTCCCTCAAAAACCCAGACCCGCTACCGTAAAACGCCGTTATCATTGCATTTTGGTATTACCATTACTTGTATACCCCCAACTTAAGCCTTCTCCACatccttcaccttcttcttctccttcggcTTCTTATCCTTGATATTATTCCAGTGCGGAATCCCCATCTCCTTATCCCttgccaacctctccaaatccctaTCATTGCACGGCACCCCCTCAATGCTCTtgaccttcttcccctccaaaaaCATGACATAGCCGCCCACCATCGCTATGATGCACGCAATAGCCACCAAAAACCCCGTCACCCAGCTCGGCCGGTCAAAGCGATTCATACCCCACATGACACCGCACAAGCCGCACTGAGCAAACGTGTTCATCACCATGGACCAAATAACAAAATCCAACTTCCAAACCGCCGTCGCAGGCGCCCTCGTCCCGGTCAGCGGCGCATTGGGAATATTCTTCTCGGGCGTCGGgatcacctccctcggcacCCCCTCGGGAATATTCTCCGGCCCAACATccaccgccagctcctccgaCCCCTTCAGTCTGAACCAACTCCTGTGAATCCCCGCCAGTCTCCTGAGCCCATCGAAATCACCCATGATTCTGTACTTCAACAAGTAATACCAGTCCCTAAACCTCCACGGCGCCAGCCCAAAAGCAGTGACGCAGAACAATCCAGTCAGCACCTGAGAATCCCACTCCACCCACTTCCTCCGCGGCGAGTCGATATCATCACAGGTAGGATAACACATGGCCGGTGCGGCGTTGCAAAGCAGCAAAAACAACATGCCGCCCCACGCAACAATGTTCAAGCCGTAAATAGTCCAAAAGAAACCCATCGGCGTGGTGAAGAACTTCCAGAATGATTTCAGTGCCTGCTTGGTGGCTTCGCCCTTGGGGTATTTGGGCGGGAAGTGATAGCCGTTATTAAACGACCTTGTGTGCTCCAGAGGACGCCTTGTTGGATGTTTATCGGTAGACTCGACCGGCTCAGCGGCGATTGTCTGCTCGTCGGAGGAAGGGACTCGCTTGGTCTCATTCTCGAGGGCGACTTGCTCGGCAGTGGGGAATTCGCCTGAGGGCGATGCTGTgcggccgccgccgcggggGATGTGAGGGGCGACTAGTGTTGATGCTAGATCTCCAGAAACGGCCATGAAGCCTTCGGGTACTCGTGAGGTTTCAAACTCTTCTGACAATCTTTGCACGAGGGAAGGGGTTTTGGAGCCGCCGCGGCCGCTGTAGGGTGGGTTGTCCatgtcgtcgaggttgtgATGTATGTAGAATATTATCTCATGCGATAGGTGATGTTGCTTGAGGAAATGACCAAATTCTTATGCCAGGTGAAACAAAGTAGCGGTGATGCTGACGTCGGTGGTTAAATTGCTGGGGTGATGTATGTGGGAGATGGCAATGCCAATGACACAAGAGGCTGGGTGTCGCACAGTACACACGCGAGCAGCAAGAATAAGTTGGCGGAATAACAAGTGTTGAGTTGGAAAATGAAACCAACAGTTCTCTCCTGGTGATGCAGAATTAAAACAAAAGTACTCGAGAGCAATGGGGTCAGGTTGGATAGAAAACGAAAAAGGGCACAGGCGGCAGATGGTGTCGTCACATAATCTTGAGAAGGGGGAACGGCCACGGACGAGAATGGCAGCTTCCGCGTATTCTCGCCTGAGACGGTGTCTGTGTCGTGGGAAGCTGGGCTGAGCACTGGCGCCCAATTGCAGCGAAGGCTTGGCGATGGACGTTTCAACGCCTGGCCTGGCCTGGCCAGGTAAGGAACGGAAGCGGGAATCGTTCTTGATGCCGttctcacccacccaccaatGGCAAAACGGGGAAATTTGGACATGCCGATGATGTCACAGCCAAAAAAGGACTGttcccttcccaccaccaggaATCAGCTTTCTGGGGATTGACCCCGAGAGTGCGTGAGTTGCCGTGAGTGCATATCTCACATGCAAGACCCTGGGAGAGACCCTGGGGTGATCCCCATACGATCGGATGTTGGACCGATCAAGATGGGAATCTGAGGAGATTCTGGACCTGGGTCTCCAGAGTATTTTTGTCCAATTCATTAGAGAGACTTTTTGCCAAGTTCACCAAATTTGCATTAACAGGgctaaccctaacccttccAACCCGTAAATCCAAGGACAACCATCAGCCAAGCTCCAAACCACCTGGCAGCTTCCCAATCACCAATCCACATTCCCAACTCGCGACAACaactcaaccaccacccttctcaaaccttcccaacccaaccctccatTCAATGGAAAACCCACGATAATCCCACCGCATCCCCTTAATCTATCCACCGCTGCTGCGCCAGcagccacccaccaccaaaaatgacaaccaccacctcccccctccttgacctcaccACTCTTCCAGGCCCctacccaaccaccacctcccccatgatcttctcctccccctcctacaacctcccccaaatccgCACCCTCCACAAATCGCTTCACCATGCCATCGACGACAAGTCCTCCCGCCTGCGCACACAAGTCGGGGGCTCCTACCGAGAACTCTTGGGGACAGCCGACACCATCGTCGCCATGAAGTCCGAGATCGAAGCCGTCCATCACACCCTCTCCGACATGGGCTACAAGTGCGGCCGCGGCGTCGTCGGGCACAAGATGGATGCCCTCGGCAAATTTACTTCCACCACAATGGGAGACAAAGCCGCCAgcgggagggagaggctACTAGCCGGCTGTCTAGGACAACTAGATGCGATTTTGAGGGTTAGagaaaaagccaaaagaggCGAGAGGCTGGAGACCGGGGCGAGGTTGTTTGTTCTTGGACGGTTATtacttgctgctgctgctgggggacagcagcaggggagtgatgagaaggagatggggcggaggaggagggttttggaaaaggggcaCAAAATCAGACTGATGGGCGGGATAGATGCTGATTTGAGGAGGTATCACAAGCCTGGGACGGGAGATAAACAACAACGCGAGGCGACGTTGGTCAGGGCGCTCAGCGCCTATGCTTTGGCTACCAGTTCTGGGGCGAGGGATGTGCTAGGATACTTTTTGagggtgagaggggaggcGATTGCGCTTGCGctcgaggtggacgaggaggagaggatggcgaggagccCGGAGGATGTGATTagggcgttggggttgtatACCCAGACGTTGCAGGACGTGCAGGCTTTGGTTCCGGGGAAGTTGGCTGATgcgttgatgaggctgaagagggagaagctgCTTGAGAATGAGGAGTTGCTGAAGATGGAGGGGCTGAGGTTGGATGTCTACAAAAGGTGGTGTGGGGATGAGATTCAGTTTTATACCCCGTTCATAAGACATGATGATCTTGATGgaaaggcggcgagggagatgctTTTTGGGTGGGCGGATAAAGGGAGGAAGGTTGTCTTGGAAGGGCTGGAGAACACACTCAAGGAAATGGGGGAGTTCAAAGCCATTGTTGAGCTGAGGACGGAGGTGCTCAAGCTGTGGATTTCAGAAGGTGGCAAGGCCAGGGGCTTTGATCCGTCGGAAGTGCTGGACGAGATAAGGGAGACTGTCAACAAGCATATGCTGAGAGTGCTGGAGCAAAAGGTGGCCAAGTTGAGGTTGGTTGGATCAGAGGTGTCTGCTGCGGTGGAAGCatggaaggaggggaggagtgaTCAACATGAGAGCCTGTGGGATATGGACTCGTACGATACCGACTTGTCGAACGGGGCTGCCCAGTTCACTCAGCATGTTGTGTCTAGGCTGTATGGCCGGAATGATGATGTGTCCAAAGCTGTGGCGAGCTACAAGTCTTGGTTCCGGGTCATTGACGATGTCGGAACTGTTGTCGACCAACTGAAGCGGCAACGGTGGGATAACGATGTGGATGAAATTGAAGATGAGGAAACCATTGAGGAACGCCAGCAACTACTCGCCAAGGACGACCCGGCGGCTTTGGGCAAGCATTTGAACGAGTCACTGGTTAAGTCCTTCAAAAAGCTCGATGAAAATCTCTCCACGCTCTGGAAGGAACAGCAAGATAGTCCTGACAGAGGGCACATCGCCATGTACTTCTTGCGAGTTTTACGGGATATCCGGTCTCGGCTGCCCGAAAATGCAGAGGTCAAGGGATTCGGGTTGGAAGCGGTGCCGTCGCTTCACCAGGCGCTCGTGTCGACTGTGGCCATCTCTCCGCTGGACGAGTTGGCCACAGTAGCTCTGGTGCGTAGGACTGTGGTAGGAAGAAGTCTCTGGGATGGCGAGCCTGCTTTGCCCAGCTCCCCGTCACCGGGGGCGTTCAAATTCCTGCGAAATCTCGTGGGGGCCATGGGTGATGCAGGCGTTGATCTCTGGAGTCCCACTGCTGTTTCTGTGCTCAAAGAAACTCTGCGAAAGCAGCTGTCCGAAGTGTGGTTGGAAACAGTCAGCAAGTTGACCGAGGGCCTTGAACCCGAGGTCCAGACCGAGACTGAAGAGACCCCAAAGCCTGAGGCCGAAGAAGGGACCTCGGATACGTCAGATCCCAAAGAGGAAAGTCTTGAGAGAGAAGCTGCCAAGACCGAGGCTGTACCAGACATCGTGCGGCACAGAGATCTTTTGGTGCAGTGGCTCTACGACATCTATTAtctctcttccttcctcGGCACAGATGACACATTCAAGCAGCTCTCCGACGTCGTCCTCTCGAAAACAGACCTGGAATACAGCGCAACTGCCAAGCAACGGCTGCAAAAGACATCGCAGGACTACTTCAAGCGCACCAGCCTGCTGTTTGGTCTTTTGTCGTCATAGAACAGGACCATGATGCCGCTTGGGGAGAAGAGCAAACATCGCAAGGTATTCCGGAAAGTCTTGCTGGTCCCGTATAGTGTTACTGCCCCGCACTGTGAAAAGCGTCGCGCTTTATAAGCTTAGagacgggaggggggttgaagagCCTGGACGGGGGAGTATGTGATGACCTTGTAGCGTTTTACTTGTTTTACCAAGAGAGGAAAACCAACCCTACAAAGTGGTTGGCTGGTTCTTTCCTGGCAAGGGGGTAAATTTCGATTGGAGGGCGTTGAGCGGCTGTCCGTCGGGGCTGTtgcaaccaacccccccttcgtCGCTAAGCTTATGGAGGGATTTGCTTCACAGGAGTAGGGGCTGCTGTAGGGAACTTGTCTGGTTTTTGGGAATACTTTGTGTTTTGGTTTCTTACATATACCCCCTTCTACACAGATGGAAGCACTTTTAATAAACATATCAACATTTCTAATTCCAATCCTGTTTTTCCCCCACAAAGGCAACCTAAAGCTTatgcctcttcttcccactAGCAATCTTTTCAAACTCCCCCTGCGGCACCCCGCTGACGAACCTCTCCAGTCCAGCAAACACCTCGGCGACGTTGTGGCTGTCGAGAACCTCCCTCTCGGGACGACGAATCAGTTTTTTGATTCCGAGCAGCGACTCACCGACTAGATGCTCCCCGAGCTTGTCGTCAATTTCTGCCAAAACCAACCTCTTGAACTTTTCATCCTCCCCGTCGCCCTTGCCGACTTCTGCGAAGACCTTGTTGACAAACCCGCACTGTTCCAACTGCGCGCTCTCAATCTTGCGGCTCATGATCAACGCCTCGCCTGATCTGGCAGGTCCGAGTTTTTGGACGAGCTGCCTGGAGGCACCGCCCTCGGcgacgaggccgagggaggagaagggggtcaGGAGGAAGGTGTGCGGGACGGCGTAGATGAAGTCACTGAAAGAAAtgagggcggcggagaggcCGATTACGGGGCCgttgagggcggtgatgaggattTTGGGGTGGGTGTAGAAGGCGTGGGTGGCGTTTAGGTTGTTGGCTACGAAGGAGGAGAGCCATTGctgatggggggtggtgctggaggtggagggagttGTTCGGGTGATGGTGACGTCTGCGCCGGCGGAGAAGAAACGGCCTGttccgatgaggagggtAATGAAGACTTCGTCGTGGGTGGCGACCTGGCGGAGGGCTTGGGCGAGGTCGTAGTACCCTTGGCCGTTGAGGGCGCCGAgcttggtggggttgttgattgTTATTATGGCGAGGCGGCCGCGGTATTCCTGTCAGGTTTTGTCAGCATGGTGTATGTGAGCGGTCAGGGTGAGGCATGGGGACGGACTTACCActtggatgggggaggtggacgCCATTGTGACAGTGTTGTCTCTCACTGATCGTTCACAAACAATGAGATGAACAATAAGATCATGAGGTCGAGAATGAGCAGCTATAAGTCATGAACTGGGGACCTCCCCTGAAGTAGTAGTGCGCGCGCGGCTGTCaaggggtggtggctgaCAACTGACGGGAAATCTGGGGTAAACCCCACATTTTGGACCTCGGCTCGCTCGGCTCGGTTGGTGTCCCCCATTCTCCCCGCATATTGTtccagggggtggtggttggaggtCAAAGGAGAAGATTTACGAAGGATTAATCATCCATGGATGGGATTCCATGTTGAGGTGTTGAGAGATCTGATTGCAAGATGCTGGTACCTCTGTAGATGTCTTATGAGACACTCAGAGTCCTCTTTACAAGCGGCATGCTTTAGGTACTCAGATGCGGCTTGTGCATAGATattgggttagggttagcAGCCAAAAAGCACGCTTTAAAATCAACCAGAATTGCGAATTCAAGGAACCTGACCCGGCGGCAGCCTGGTCAAGTGCCGATTTTGTAGGCCTGACAAGtagccaaccaaccaacgCCAGTGAgcatcaccaaggacaaATGTGCAGAATGAAGGCCACTTCGAGCCTCTGTACCAACCCAAAtcacaacctcaacaaggCTGCCAATTGCCAGTATAATAAACGGTTACTGTACCCGTAACATAAATTCATTTTAACCACCTTTTCCCAGccgttttgttttctctACCTACCCATATATGCCCAAAGATCCAAACCTTATGCGTAATTAgaaacccccctctccaagaCCGGCCGTTGATCCCACCGATCCCCAGCAAtgctctcctcatcatcctcatcctcactcccGCTCACACTCCCCTCGTCGTCActttcctcatcctcctcatcccccttgCTGTACAAGAAAAACTGCACAAAGATGCTCATGTCCAAAAACAGAGTCCCCGCACTGCCGGCCAGCCACGACAAGTTCACCAGCACATACTGCCAGTAAATCCTAGccgcctccccatccttgcactccccatcctccccgcaaACCGGGTCATAAGCCAGAATCGACAGCACATACGTCAGATTCCCCAAACAcgcaaacaaaaagaacaaaatcGACACCCCCTCGGtcgacttcctcctccagttGAGCAACAACTGCGGCAGTCTCGATCCCAGATACAAAACCGCAcacaaccacccaaaaacCTGCCCCCAAAAATCCATCTGCAGAggatcctcctcccccttcccacccttctCCTCATTCCCCCCGTACCCCCtactcaaccaccacccacccacccccgccgcacAAACCATCAACACAGCCGAACTATTAAACCCCAAACTCTGCAACCTCGTCGGCGGACTCGCCCTAACCTTCTGCCCCTGCCCAccagctccctcctccacatcaatCATGGGCACCGCCGGACTCAAATGCGtccagctccccctcctttccaACTCCCCTGCACTCCCATAAACCCCCTCGCTCCCACTCAAAAGCCCACTTCTCTCCCCGATCTCATCAGCTCCATTCCTCGCTGTCGTGCTCGTCGTCTTTGGTAgcgctggtgctggtgccggaGCAACAGGATCATCACTCAGCGTGAAACCCCTGTAATAAAAACACTGCCCCAGTAGTACAATATCGGCAATGGTGTAGTAGATCGCCAAAATGATCATCGTAGGCAAAACCCCTTGCATGACAGCTCCCAGGATGTTGAACACGTCGCCGAGGAGCCAGACGACGATGAACTGGATCGAGAGGCCGTCTGCGCTGGAGCGGCGGAAGTTTTCGATGATTtggggggagaagacgaCTACCCAGCAggcgatggagatggagccgCAGATGCCGGATATGGCCTCGacgtcgaggttgaggggtgcggttgggggggccatggtggtggcgcgGTTGATTTGGTGTGCTCAGTTGTTGGTGTGTATGGCGGATGTTGTAAAGATGCAGGATGAGAATTAAAGGGGGTAAAATTCGGCTgactgatgatgacgggTTATAGTGGATTTAGAATTGTGTCGATGTGTTTTAATGTCCGGATTCGGAGTTGGTTGAGTTTTTATAAACTGATCACATAAACGCGTGATGTGCGGAATTTAAAGGGGCGGCGGAAATATTCAAAAGCACGACAGTGGGAacttgaaaaaaaaaagattgtTGTGTCAAATTGAAACTGAAAAAAAACTTTTCAAATgaatctctctctcgctctctttcTCAGGGTCAACGACACCCAGATTCGATGATGATTATGGGGCTGCTGGAGAGGAATGAAAAAGGAAGAATAGACAAGGCGGGAAAAAATTAGAGTTTCAGACGGTACATGCAGGTCCGACGAcagcagaaagaaaaggcagTTTTTCTCGAATCGCGAATCCCAAACTTCTCGGTCTTGGGTGGCTTTGAAAGGGGGcgggtgggggttgtggtggggcTGCATGACGCCACTGCTTGGTTGCGGGGAATGTGTTCTAGCGCCGCGGTGCACTTCCAGTGAGACCCACAGTTTCAATGTTTAAAAGGGCtcctggccatcaaggtaTCACCACAGTGGGAATGTGGCTTCAGTACGATGTATAATCTTTTGAGAGACTTTTGAAATGGAAAAGATCAGGGCTGGAGGTGATAGTTAAGCTTTGAAAAGGGACGGAATGCAGTTTGCCAGGCAATAATTCCAATTTCTCCATAGAACATGCACTCTGCCAAAGCTTACAATTGAAGAGTGCATCCatctcttcaacaccacacaaGCTCACGATGAACAACATGGCTGGCCGTTTTACCAGGATAGCCGCCGCTGGATTGCGCAGTCCAGTCAGAGCTAGTCCTGGTATGTGAGCCTGCTGCCCTACTGCTGCGGTTCGCTGACCTGTTTAT encodes the following:
- a CDS encoding hypothetical protein (EggNog:ENOG503NV5U; COG:E; COG:G), which gives rise to MAPNTIIPARAVIPFLVGMMLLTGVCNTLLTKYQDNQCVRNCDNPDPKKRRHFEQPVIQTLQMFVGEMGCWVVVGIMSLYNRYIAKSDTTTAYQPVRTTADDEEPAADNASIHSRTALTGGGGNGTINDPAFKEETHSVLRGWRVCLLALPAICDILGTTLMNAGLLLVAASIYQMTRGALVLFVGLFSVIFLRRHLHLFQWLSLVGVMTGVAIVGLAGAIQPDKKHAASAHSATGVESDALRVIIGVLMIAGAQIFTATQFVLEEWILERSSIEPIRVVGWEGIFGFSVTLLGMTVLHFAVGRTEAGRLGPFDMVEGWRQFWEYRAVFVSSLLIMISIGGFNFFGLSVTRSVSATSRSTIDTCRTLFIWIVSLGLGWETFKWLQVVGFALLVYFTFLFNGIVQPPFAFLRVREVEELLPEEPIEHN
- a CDS encoding hypothetical protein (COG:S; EggNog:ENOG503NW2A); protein product: MDNPPYSGRGGSKTPSLVQRLSEEFETSRVPEGFMAVSGDLASTLVAPHIPRGGGRTASPSGEFPTAEQVALENETKRVPSSDEQTIAAEPVESTDKHPTRRPLEHTRSFNNGYHFPPKYPKGEATKQALKSFWKFFTTPMGFFWTIYGLNIVAWGGMLFLLLCNAAPAMCYPTCDDIDSPRRKWVEWDSQVLTGLFCVTAFGLAPWRFRDWYYLLKYRIMGDFDGLRRLAGIHRSWFRLKGSEELAVDVGPENIPEGVPREVIPTPEKNIPNAPLTGTRAPATAVWKLDFVIWSMVMNTFAQCGLCGVMWGMNRFDRPSWVTGFLVAIACIIAMVGGYVMFLEGKKVKSIEGVPCNDRDLERLARDKEMGIPHWNNIKDKKPKEKKKVKDVEKA
- a CDS encoding hypothetical protein (COG:S; EggNog:ENOG503NUYU); protein product: MTTTTSPLLDLTTLPGPYPTTTSPMIFSSPSYNLPQIRTLHKSLHHAIDDKSSRLRTQVGGSYRELLGTADTIVAMKSEIEAVHHTLSDMGYKCGRGVVGHKMDALGKFTSTTMGDKAASGRERLLAGCLGQLDAILRVREKAKRGERLETGARLFVLGRLLLAAAAGGQQQGSDEKEMGRRRRVLEKGHKIRLMGGIDADLRRYHKPGTGDKQQREATLVRALSAYALATSSGARDVLGYFLRVRGEAIALALEVDEEERMARSPEDVIRALGLYTQTLQDVQALVPGKLADALMRLKREKLLENEELLKMEGLRLDVYKRWCGDEIQFYTPFIRHDDLDGKAAREMLFGWADKGRKVVLEGLENTLKEMGEFKAIVELRTEVLKLWISEGGKARGFDPSEVLDEIRETVNKHMLRVLEQKVAKLRLVGSEVSAAVEAWKEGRSDQHESLWDMDSYDTDLSNGAAQFTQHVVSRLYGRNDDVSKAVASYKSWFRVIDDVGTVVDQLKRQRWDNDVDEIEDEETIEERQQLLAKDDPAALGKHLNESLVKSFKKLDENLSTLWKEQQDSPDRGHIAMYFLRVLRDIRSRLPENAEVKGFGLEAVPSLHQALVSTVAISPLDELATVALVRRTVVGRSLWDGEPALPSSPSPGAFKFLRNLVGAMGDAGVDLWSPTAVSVLKETLRKQLSEVWLETVSKLTEGLEPEVQTETEETPKPEAEEGTSDTSDPKEESLEREAAKTEAVPDIVRHRDLLVQWLYDIYYLSSFLGTDDTFKQLSDVVLSKTDLEYSATAKQRLQKTSQDYFKRTSLLFGLLSS
- the ECI1 gene encoding dodecenoyl-CoA isomerase (COG:I; EggNog:ENOG503NXV1), coding for MASTSPIQVEYRGRLAIITINNPTKLGALNGQGYYDLAQALRQVATHDEVFITLLIGTGRFFSAGADVTITRTTPSTSSTTPHQQWLSSFVANNLNATHAFYTHPKILITALNGPVIGLSAALISFSDFIYAVPHTFLLTPFSSLGLVAEGGASRQLVQKLGPARSGEALIMSRKIESAQLEQCGFVNKVFAEVGKGDGEDEKFKRLVLAEIDDKLGEHLVGESLLGIKKLIRRPEREVLDSHNVAEVFAGLERFVSGVPQGEFEKIASGKKRHKL
- the RTC2 gene encoding putative vacuolar membrane transporter for cationic amino acids (COG:S; EggNog:ENOG503NY9G), with amino-acid sequence MAPPTAPLNLDVEAISGICGSISIACWVVVFSPQIIENFRRSSADGLSIQFIVVWLLGDVFNILGAVMQGVLPTMIILAIYYTIADIVLLGQCFYYRGFTLSDDPVAPAPAPALPKTTSTTARNGADEIGERSGLLSGSEGVYGSAGELERRGSWTHLSPAVPMIDVEEGAGGQGQKVRASPPTRLQSLGFNSSAVLMVCAAGVGGWWLSRGYGGNEEKGGKGEEDPLQMDFWGQVFGWLCAVLYLGSRLPQLLLNWRRKSTEGVSILFFLFACLGNLTYVLSILAYDPVCGEDGECKDGEAARIYWQYVLVNLSWLAGSAGTLFLDMSIFVQFFLYSKGDEEDEESDDEGSVSGSEDEDDEESIAGDRWDQRPVLERGVSNYA